A single region of the Octopus bimaculoides isolate UCB-OBI-ISO-001 chromosome 6, ASM119413v2, whole genome shotgun sequence genome encodes:
- the LOC106883014 gene encoding protein lifeguard 1: MYEPEAANNAYTGFNFEFSEKSIRMGFIRKVYGILMLQLMVTLGIIALFLYVAPVKEYSHSNPWIWYLALVLTFVTLIMLACCPDIRRQFPVNFIVLCVFTVCEGFLLGAISSHYDQDAVLIAVGITALVSAALTLFAFQTKWDFTTMGGLLFVFLIVLFVFGILCAIIQNRYATLAYAALGALLFSFYLVFDTQMMIGGRHKYSISPEEYIFAALNLYLDIVQLFMFILTIVGNAQD; this comes from the exons atgtatGAACCAGAGGCTGCTAACAATGCATACACTGGATTTAATTTTGAATTCAGTGAAAAATCCATTCGAATGG GTTTTATTCGAAAGGTTTATGGTATTCTGATGCTCCAGCTGATGGTTACTCTTGGCATCATAGCACTTTTCCTTTATGT AGCACCAGTCAAAGAATACTCGCATAGCAACCCATGGATATGGTATTTAGCGTT agtATTAACCTTCGTTACACTTATAATGCTGGCTTGCTGCCCTGATATAAGACGACAGTTTCCTGTCAACTTCATcgttttgtgtgtcttt ACTGTTTGTGAAGGATTTTTACTTGGAGCAATTTCAAG CCATTATGATCAAGATGCAGTGCTAATAGCTGTTGGTATCACAGCA cttgtATCTGCTGCATTGACACTGTTTGCCTTCCAGACAAAA tgGGATTTCACAACAATGGGAGGCCTACTGTTTGTGTTCCTAATTGTGCTCTTTGTCTTCGGAATCCTTTGTGCAATCATTCAAAACAGA tATGCTACTTTGGCCTATGCTGCTTTAGGAGCTCTACTTTTCagtttt tatCTGGTATTTGATACCCAGATGATGATTGGAGGACGCCACAAGTACTCAATATCACCAGAAGAATACATTTTTGCAGCTTTGAATCTTTATTTGGATATTGTTCAGCTTTTCATGTTTATATTGACTATTGTTGGCAATGCACAAGATTAa